The genomic DNA ATTTATGACTGGAGACAATGGTAAGGATCGAGCGATTGTCTGGATTGGGGTGTTGGTGCTGGTGGGATTTGGGGTTTTGCTGGTCTACATGTTTGGCCTGTTGAGCTCGAGCGAAACCACCTGGAACCGGGCCCTTTACCTTTTTTCTGGGGTTGAGGCCATTGCCTTTGCGGCGGCGGGGTATTTTTTTGGGCGGGAGGTGCACCGCACCCGGGCCGAACAGGCCGAGGCCCGGGCCTACCAGGCTGAACAGCAATGGCAGCAATGGAGCCAGCGGGCCCTCGAGGCCGAAACCAAAGGCCAGAGCCTGAGCGCTGCGGCAGACATGCTGGCTAAGCAGCACCCCGAACTGGAGCCGCTGGCCCAGATGGCCCAGACGCTTTTCCCCAGCAAACCTTAACCGCTGCTGCCCTTTTGCTGGCACGGGGTTTTGCGCTAGTCTGGAGGCACTATGCCCATCCGCGAATTCCGTATGGCCGACTACTCCAGCGTGCTGGCCCTCTGGCAGAATGCGGGCCTGGAAATAAACCCCTCCGATAGCTTTGAGGGCCTGCAAAAAAAGCTCGAGCGCGACCCCGACTTGTTTTTGGTGGTGGAGGAGGACGGCCAGATTCTGGGGGCTTTGCTGGCAGGCTACGACGGGCGGCGGGGCTGGCTGTACCACATGGCCATCCATCCCTTTGGTCAGGGGCAGGGCTGGGGTAAGCGGATGATGGAGGAGCTCGAGGCCCGCCTAAAAGCCAAAGGCTGCCAGAAACTCAACCTTCTGGTCGAGCCTTCTTACGCCGGAGCCCAGGACTTCTTCGAGCGGCTGGGCTACCGCCGCGACGACCTCATTTTTATGGAGAAGTGGCTGAGCTGAACCAGGTCTGGCTCCATCGCTGCAGCGTAGAACACAGGAACCCGAACCGGCAGGTTTGGCGGCCTCGGTTCCGCTGATGTGCTGTGGGAGAAGGGGTGGGGCTGCTGGGTTTTGCTCTCTTTTCACAACCAGGTAATACCAGATTCGGTTAGTTCGTCACCGAACGGTGACGAACTAACCCGACCGAAGGGAGTGCTCTAGGATTCAAAAAGATAGCCTCTTAGCGCTTTTTGTTTGAAGATTATCTTTTTGAATCCGGTATAAGGGCCATTGTGTTTGTCAGATTGGCGGGAATCCCAATTTCATATTACAATGAGATAATGTCGATAAAAAAGGGCAAATTGGCCGATTTGGGGTTTGACCCATCTGACATAGTTGCAGAGCGCAAAGCGCTATTGGATCGGCTGGGCGGGCTTACGGCAGGGCTGCTATCGGTGCGCAACGAGGAGTGGTTGTACATGCTGCAAGAGGACACCCGCCACTCGCTAGCCATCGAGGGGCATTTTGCCACCGAGCAGCAACTTAAGGCCGTGCTTCAGGGGCGCAGGAGTGGCCCCGAGATCGTTAATTACTTTCGCACTGCACAAAGCCTTTACGACTTGGCGTTGCAATACCACCTCGAGGGCCAGACGCACCTCGACCTGGCGCTGATTCGCCACATCCATAGCGAACTCTGGCGTGAGCTTGCACCCGACAGGGGGCGTTTTGCGACGGGGGGTGAGGCTCGGGTCATACAGGGGGCCAGGGTAAGTCCGCCTACCTACGATGTGGAAGAGTACATGCGGGCTTTCGTGCGGGTGACGCTGGAGCTTCTGCATAAGTACCCCATTTTGAAAGCCCTGGCTCGCTCACACACCCTTTTCGAGGCCATACACCCATTCAAGGACGGCAACGGACGGGCTGGACGGATTCTGCTGTGCTACCTGGCGATCAACCAAGGCTACGTACCCATTGTGATCAAGGGATTGAGCGAGGGCGAGCGCAATGTCTACTACCAGGCCCTCGAGGCGGCCGACCGGGGCTTCCACCGGGGCTTTCCTCCCCCGAAGCCGCACCAGCTGTTGGAGCGACTGGAGGAAGGGGACTTTACCCCGCTAGAGCAGTTGCTGCTCGAAGGTATGCTGCCCCGTCTGGATCAGACCATTGCCCTAACCCTGGCAGCTCGAACCCCTTTGATGGACTTGGAGGAGGTAGCCAAGGTGCTGGGCGTGCATAGGGGCACGCTATACCAGTGGCGTAAGCGCGGGCGTTTGATTGTGCTCAAGCGACAGGGACGGCGCACCGGTTTGCTAAGCCACCCGTGGCTCTTCCTGGGAACCCAGGATACCCCGGCCCAAACCCCGGAACACTTCCCCCCCATCCGCGAAAGCCAAGCAGGCCAGGCCACCAGTCTGTTCGACGCCGTGGTACAAAACACTGCCAATACCCGCTAGCGTGACATCCAGCAACCACTCGACTTAGAGCGGTTCCCATTGGTGAGGGGCTCAACGACGATGAAGAGCGCTCTAGAAACTCAAATCTATCTCCAAATCTTCCTGGGCTTTACGCCTGGCTGCCAAAGCCCCGCCCACAATAGTGAGCACAATGCCCACCATCAGATACACGTCCCCCAGGCTAATCACGTTGGTATATCCCAGTAGGCGCACCGGAATCACGTCGGCCAGAAACCAAAGCGGCGTGGAACTGGTCATCAGGGTATGTACCGCGTCGTACTGCTCTTGGAGTTTAGGCAGGTAAGACTCCATCCCTACTTTGTACAGCGCTTCGCTGCTAACGGGCATATGCCCTTTGTTGGCGAAAATAACCAGTGCGTTACACAATAGCCCGAGCCCCACAAACCATAGCCCGCGCAGGTGGGTGTTGACCCACAACCCGTATCCCACCAGCAGCAGCACCAGGGTTTTTGCCACAGGGCCTGCAATGCTGGGGGCGATCAGGCCGCGCGAGGTGGCGTAGGCCAGACTGCCCTCGAGCCCCGCCGCCACCACGAAGACCCAGGCTACTTTTAGCTCGAGGTTGGCGATGTCGCGGAGGCTGGCTCGGAGGGCGAGAGCGAGGGCGATTCCGATGAGTGCGCTGGCAAGGTATAGCGTCGTAAAAACTCCTTCCGATCTTTCCAGATGAGATTTTCTCGCCACAGGGCCTCGAAGTGCTTTACCACCTGCGGGTCGAACTGCCGCCCCGCCTGCACAATTATCTCATTCAGGGCTTCCTGGGGGGTTTTGGCGGGGCTATAGGCCCGGCCCGCAGTCATCGCTTCGTAGGCATCGGCCAGCGCGACAATGCGTGCCCAAAGCGGAATGGCCTCCTCCTTGAGCCTGCCGGGGTAGCCACTGCCGTCCCACCGCTCGTGGTGGTGCATGATAACCCCCTGCACCTCTTTAGACAGGCGGTGCTTCATGGGGCTCAGCACCTCCAATCCTTTGTTGGGGTGGGTTTTGATGAGCTCAAACTCCTCTTCGGTCAGCTTGCTGGGCTTGAGCAGAATAGAGTCCGGGATGGCCACCTTGCCGATGTCGTGTATGCGGGCTGCATAGGTAATGCGCTTTACATCGTGCTCGTCGAAGCCCATCCGCTCTGCAATGCTTTTGACAATGGCCGCCACCCGCTCCGAGTGCAGCCTTGTGTAGGGGTCTTTGGCATCCAGCGTAGAGACCAGCACCTCGATAGTGTCGTCGAAAGACTCCTCGACCTTTACCTTTTCGTCCCAGTAAAAGCTCGAGAAATAGAGCAACAGCATCATGAGCAGCACCGTAAACCCACCCCACCCCGCAATCAGGGGCGTCTGGTAGGCCTTGGCCAGCAGCAAGGCCACCGGTGCTTGCACCAGGTAGCTCATCCAGAGCCAGCTATAGTTTTCGAACCACACCTTGCGCAGACTGGCCCCGCTGGCCAGGTGAATCACATATGTGACGGTGCCTACATTGACCAGAAAGTACACAAGGGATGCTACAAGGATGCCCGTTATCTCGCGCAGGTGGGGGTCAAGGTTCAACTGCGTTTGCGACGCCCACCAGACCCAGGCCGCAAGGCCGGTGGCCAGGGCCGATTGTGTTCTGTTAAATAGATCTTTGTACCAGGGGTAGTCGGGTTTGCCAAAGTTTTTGCTAATGCTGAAGATAAAAACCAGGGCCGGGGCCAGCCAGGGAGGAAAGAGGGTTACGGCGGCGAGGTTCACCACAAAAGCATGTGACATAGTAGCCCCTAAGGGCAACTTGACGATTGTCCACCTCGCCAGCCATACCAGCCCAGCCCAAAAAGCCAGGTCGAGGGCGTTTAGGGTATAGCCATCCGCTGGAAGCCTGGATAAAAAAAACACCAGGCCGAAAAAGACCACCAGCAGGCCCAGGATGAACAGCAGGATGCGGGGCGGCGGCAGCGAAACCTTCACTGCCCCAGTCTAAAGGGGGCACAAAAAAAAGCGGGTGCGAATTGCACATCCGCACCCGCACAAGCGTTACGTGATTATTCCCAATTGGTGCCAGCGCCAGCAGCAACGGCCAGGGCAACCAGGGCGGCAACCAGGGTCATGATTTTGAAGGCGAGTTTTTTCATGTTTATCTCCTCCTAGACGGCTTGGAAGCGCTTTTGTTTTTTGACTTCCGGCCTTGTGGAAGACAATACCCCACGACCCCCTGTACGGTCAATGCGTACAGGGATACGTGCACTTGGTTTAGAATGTGCCTACATTACAATATACCTCAATTTTGTCTTGCCTACCGAAGTAGACACCCTAAGTGTAGACACCCCTTGCGAGGCAGGCTGTGATTTTTGCACCAAAAAAGGCGGCCAGGCGTTACGTGGCGCGGCTGGGCTTTGGGCAAACAAAAAGGCTGCTCTGGACAGCAGCCGTGGGTTCAAGATAGGGCCACATCGAAGGTGGTCTGGTCGAGGGTGAGCTCGAGCCGGTGTGCGGTTAGATCGCCCACAAACATGCGAAAACCTTTTTTGGGCGAAACCTTTGCGCTTTGCAGGGGGGTTCCTTCGGGGCTTATCAGGGTTATTTTGGCCGATCTAAAAGGGGCTCCGCCCTCGCGTAGCAACTGCCCGGCCAGCAGGGCCTGCTGGCCCTCTTGGCTGTAGCTAAGGTCGAAGTAGCAGTCGTCAACCTGATAAAGCCTGATCCAGCCGGGGCTGGAAGTGGCCGAGCGCACCCCTTGGTGGGCGCCGCTTTCGGAGGTCATGATGAGAATGGCGCTTTGCCTCATATGCATCTGCTTTGTCTAATGCCTTGCCGACGGTGTTTATCAAGCGATTAAAAGCAATCTGATTGGGGGGTGCACAAACTGCGTTGTGGCACCAGATAAGTCATTATAATCTAAAACAGTGGAGCGTTTATAGATGCCTAAAAAAACCCCAGGACAATACTTTTTAAGCAAAGGTATTTCCCCAGGTCGGCTGGCCGATCATCTCGAGCAGCTTTATCCGCTCGAGCGCGAGGTTTTGCTGGCAAGGGCTACGGGCGAAACGTTGCGGGCCATTGGTCAGCGGCTCAACCTGACCCCGGAGGGGGTGCGCCAGGTGGAGATTCGGGCCCTAAAAAAGCTCCAGGAAGAAGATACGCCTGCACAAGTACAGGGTCGCCGCTTTCGCCTGGCGGTTGAGCACCGTCTTGGGG from Meiothermus cerbereus DSM 11376 includes the following:
- a CDS encoding GNAT family acetyltransferase yields the protein MPIREFRMADYSSVLALWQNAGLEINPSDSFEGLQKKLERDPDLFLVVEEDGQILGALLAGYDGRRGWLYHMAIHPFGQGQGWGKRMMEELEARLKAKGCQKLNLLVEPSYAGAQDFFERLGYRRDDLIFMEKWLS
- a CDS encoding DUF5317 domain-containing protein — encoded protein: MVAAGLEGSLAYATSRGLIAPSIAGPVAKTLVLLLVGYGLWVNTHLRGLWFVGLGLLCNALVIFANKGHMPVSSEALYKVGMESYLPKLQEQYDAVHTLMTSSTPLWFLADVIPVRLLGYTNVISLGDVYLMVGIVLTIVGGALAARRKAQEDLEIDLSF
- a CDS encoding Fic family protein, with the protein product MSIKKGKLADLGFDPSDIVAERKALLDRLGGLTAGLLSVRNEEWLYMLQEDTRHSLAIEGHFATEQQLKAVLQGRRSGPEIVNYFRTAQSLYDLALQYHLEGQTHLDLALIRHIHSELWRELAPDRGRFATGGEARVIQGARVSPPTYDVEEYMRAFVRVTLELLHKYPILKALARSHTLFEAIHPFKDGNGRAGRILLCYLAINQGYVPIVIKGLSEGERNVYYQALEAADRGFHRGFPPPKPHQLLERLEEGDFTPLEQLLLEGMLPRLDQTIALTLAARTPLMDLEEVAKVLGVHRGTLYQWRKRGRLIVLKRQGRRTGLLSHPWLFLGTQDTPAQTPEHFPPIRESQAGQATSLFDAVVQNTANTR
- a CDS encoding HD-GYP domain-containing protein, translating into MKVSLPPPRILLFILGLLVVFFGLVFFLSRLPADGYTLNALDLAFWAGLVWLARWTIVKLPLGATMSHAFVVNLAAVTLFPPWLAPALVFIFSISKNFGKPDYPWYKDLFNRTQSALATGLAAWVWWASQTQLNLDPHLREITGILVASLVYFLVNVGTVTYVIHLASGASLRKVWFENYSWLWMSYLVQAPVALLLAKAYQTPLIAGWGGFTVLLMMLLLYFSSFYWDEKVKVEESFDDTIEVLVSTLDAKDPYTRLHSERVAAIVKSIAERMGFDEHDVKRITYAARIHDIGKVAIPDSILLKPSKLTEEEFELIKTHPNKGLEVLSPMKHRLSKEVQGVIMHHHERWDGSGYPGRLKEEAIPLWARIVALADAYEAMTAGRAYSPAKTPQEALNEIIVQAGRQFDPQVVKHFEALWRENLIWKDRKEFLRRYTLPAHSSESPSLSPSEPASATSPTSS